Proteins from a genomic interval of Maylandia zebra isolate NMK-2024a linkage group LG15, Mzebra_GT3a, whole genome shotgun sequence:
- the slc22a2 gene encoding solute carrier family 22 member 2, producing the protein MTFDDLLEEAGSFGRCQRRIFALLCLLSLPFAGVYVGIVFQGFTPDHWCRDPAVVERRHACGWNLTDSRRLTVPLVNNSGLVQHSTCEQYEVDWNATELTCDTQELDLSGVPLTACKESWEYQYEGRKSFVTEFNLVCSDGWLVDMFQSTLNVGFLVGSFAFGYFADRFGRQISFLVSNILNAVAGIAVAIAPNYISILVFRTILGFSVKGGWMTSYVLLTEIVGVKYRRTVGILYQMFFSVGLLILPLLAYFITDWRWLQVTFTVPYVLFVCYYWFIPESPRWLISQNRSSKALKITEAVARENHRTLFKNTESLTDGEGESTSASLLDLIRTPNMRKHTFILMFNWFTSAVVYQGLVMRLGIAGGNVYIDFLISGLVEFPAAFLILFTIERIGRRLPFATANIVAGASCFIAAFIPDSLFWLKTAVACIGRLGITMAFEMVVFVNTELYPTFVRNLAVSVCSTLCDVGGIVSSFLLYRLAAIWLELPLIIFGAVAIIAGGLVLLLPETKGVPLPETIDDIEFPNWKKRSHEENHQMKNLLKSEDQMKNRETTTE; encoded by the exons ATGACCTTTGATGACCTCTTGGAAGAAGCCGGGTCATTTGGCCGCTGTCAGAGGCGAATCTTTGCCCTGCTCTGCCTCTTGTCGTTGCCCTTTGCAGGGGTATACGTCGGCATCGTATTCCAGGGTTTCACCCCTGATCATTGGTGTCGGGACCCTGCAGTGGTGGAGAGGAGGCATGCATGCGGCTGGAACCTGACAGACAGTCGCAGACTGACGGTGCCTCTGGTCAATAACTCTGGACTGGTGCAGCACAGCACCTGCGAGCAGTATGAGGTGGACTGGAATGCCACAGAGCTGACCTGTGACACACAGGAACTGGACCTGAGTGGAGTCCCACTTACAGCATGCAAG gaAAGCTGGGAGTATCAGTATGAAGGCAGGAAATCCTTCGTCACAGAG TTCAATCTGGTGTGTTCAGATGGATGGTTGGTGGACATGTTCCAGTCTACTCTCAATGTGGGCTTCTTGGTTGGCAGTTTCGCTTTTGGATACTTTGCTGACAG GTTTGGCAGGCAGATCAGTTTCTTGGTGTCCAACATTTTGAATGCAGTAGCAGGAATCGCAGTGGCTATAGCGCCAAACTACATCTCCATCCTTGTGTTCAGGACCATCCTTGGCTTCAGTGTCAAAGGAGGCTGGATGACCTCATATGTGCTGC TCACAGAGATTGTTGGTGTGAAGTACAGGAGAACAGTGGGTATCTTGTACCAGATGTTCTTCAGTGTGGGTCTCCTCATCCTTCCTTTGCTCGCCTACTTTATCACAGACTGGCGCTGGCTCCAGGTCACCTTCACTGTGCCCTACGTGCTCTTCGTGTGTTATTACTg GTTTATCCCAGAGTCTCCGAGGTGGCTCATCTCTCAGAACCGTTCCTCCAAAGCTTTGAAGATCACTGAAGCTGTGGCCAGAGAGAACCACAGGACACTGTTCAAGAATACGGAG TCACTGACTGATGGTGAAGGTGAGTCTACCTCTGCCTCTTTGCTGGACCTAATCAGAACTCCAAACATGAGAAAGCACACCTTCATCCTCATGTTCAACTG GTTCACCAGTGCTGTGGTTTATCAAGGCCTCGTCATGCGCTTGGGGATAGCAGGAGGAAACGTCTACATTGACTTTCTCATTTCTGGCTTGGTGGAATTTCCTGCCGCCTTCCTTATCCTCTTCACCATTGAACGTATTGGCCGGCGTCTCCCATTCGCCACTGCGAATATCGTAGCTGGAGCTTCGTGCTTCATTGCTGCTTTCATTCCTGACA GCTTGTTCTGGTTAAAGACAGCGGTTGCCTGTATCGGTCGGTTGGGGATCACCATGGCCTTTGAGATGGTGGTGTTTGTTAACACAGAGCTCTACCCCACATTTGTCAG GAACCTGGCAGTGTCTGTTTGTTCTACTCTGTGTGATGTTGGAGGCATTGTGTCCTCATTCCTGCTGTACAGACTGGCTGCTATCTGGCTGGAACTGCCACTCATCATCTTTG GCGCTGTGGCAATCATAGCTGGAGGTTTGGTGCTGTTACTTCCTGAAACCAAAGGAGTACCTCTCCCTGAAACCATTGATGATATTGAGTTCCCTAATTG gaaAAAGCGGAGCCACGAAGAAAATCATCAAATGAAGAATCTTCTGAAGTCTGAAGATCAGATGAAAAACAGGGAAACAACTACTGaatga